Proteins from one Cryptomeria japonica chromosome 4, Sugi_1.0, whole genome shotgun sequence genomic window:
- the LOC131064526 gene encoding uncharacterized protein LOC131064526: MDWAKSSHQNSAMLLLDFKKAYDRVEWKFILMMLEAFGFPPYFCLAVQTLLKDASAQIEINGVLSPSFSLSRSIRQGCPLAPALFVIASEALFYILRDSSLSPEVRGLYLPNNDELINCQFANDTALFFELSEVNFRVLQGKLDLFYSASGARISHTKSICLGWDEHPPEWFSNSGFLWGGPNKTVKYLGIPFSVDPVLKNMWLWIKEKILNKLNKWHNRTLSLAGRIQSDGKGNKKHHVVKWAWCHADKILGGLGLKDLKFQGIALSAKWIFHSLEGNSPWKVLVRHNIERGFPKKAKSWKNLPFGDLLLGNFPVSVQGSLVFKSIWKAWEHVMEHITNKDWYHHDQLHGERSIWWNLAISGKPLALSQGCSARSWAKKGINQFVDLFESDCLPSWDAIKSKYDIPDSQKKTYNMVLQASRNIPSACNVDSLRHLNCKWPGGVALASLKAKNIHFVINQNNDIINHVNSVWHSSFDIKIWNKLFQCLWRSHVEPKINCFKWLVLLDKLPLKRFNSDSDSCNDLCNLCRLPETGRHILFYCLLAKEIWSMFGIIYPINVSILDIITGYIPGLPKDSNLFWNMLSSNILWQIWKCRNEEKYQGKPRALTEFFRKLTHFKIFLQVHVTMMVENKKLKRFLQCGHASFYFHELKNGYLWRRTLDDLHAFDAACEKLKKDIRKNANPRMDELSLLAQVQAHQNLVWMEGPLGWIAWVDGSCDILY; encoded by the exons ATGGACTGGGCAAAAAGTTCTCACCAGAATTCTGCCATGTTGCTTCTTGACTTCAAGAAGGCCTATGACAGAGTCGAATGGAAATTTATCTTGATGATGTTGGAAGCCTTTGGCTTTCCTCCCTATTTTTGTCTTGCCGTGCAAACTCTTCTTAAGGACGCCTCGGCTCAGATTGAAATTAATGGAGTTCTTTCCCCTTCTTTTTCGCTTAGTAGATCTATCAGGCAGGGTTGCCCCCTTGCCCCTGCCCTTTTTGTCATCGCCTCTGAAGCCCTGTTTTATATTCTCAGAGATTCTTCCTTGTCTCCTGAGGTCAGAGGTCTATATCTCCCTAATAATGATGAGCTTATTAACTGTCAGTTTGCTAATGACACTGCTCTGTTTTTTGAACTTTCTGAAGTTAACTTTAGAGTCCTTCAAGGGAAGCTTGACCTATTCTATTCTGCCTCTGGTGCTCGCATTTCCCATACTAAGTCGATTTGTCTTGGATGGGACGAACACCCCCCTGAGTGGTTTTCCAATTCAGGTTTTTTGTGGGGAGGCCCCAACAAAACCGTTAAGTACCTCGGTATCCCCTTCTCTGTGGATCCTGTTCTTAAGAATATGTGGCTTTGGATTAAAGAAAAAATCCTTAATAAACTTAACAAATGGCACAATAGAACCTTGTCTTTAGCTGGGAGAATTCAA TCGGATGGAAAAGGAAACAAGAAACATCATGTTGTTAAATGGGCCTGGTGCCATGCTGACAAGATCCTTGGGGGGCTTGGGCTTAAAGATCTAAAATTCCAGGGTATTGCCCTTTCCGCCAAATGGATCTTTCATTCCTTGGAGGGTAACAGCCCTTGGAAAGTGCTTGTCAGGCATAACATTGAGAGAGGTTTTCCCAAGAAAGCTAAGTCTTGGAAAAACCTCCCCTTCGGTGATCTCCTCCTGGGTAACTTCCCTGTCTCTGTTCAAGGTTCTTTGGTGTTCAAGTCAATATGGAAGGCTTGGGAACACGTCATGGAGCACATTACCAACAAGGACTGGTACCACCATGATCAACTCCACGGAGaaagatctatttggtggaatcttGCCATCAGCGGGAAGCCTCTTGCCCTATCCCAAGGATGCTCTGCCAGATCCTGGGCTAAAAAAGGTATAAACCAATTTGTGGATCTGTTTGAATCTGACTGCCTCCCGTCTTGGGATGCTATTAAGTCCAAGTATGATATTCCTGATTCGCAGAAAAAAACTTATAATATGGTTCTTCAAGCCTCCAGAAATATCCCGTCTGCTTGCAATGTGGATTCTCTTAGACACCTTAATTGCAAGTGGCCAGGGGGTGTTGCTTTGGCTAGCCTTAAAGCCAAAAATATTCACTTTGTTATTAACCAGAATAATGACATTATTAATCATGTGAACTCTGTTTGGCATTCCTCATTTGATATTAAGATTTGGAATAAATTGTTTCAATGCTTATGGAGAAGTCATGTTGAGCCAAAAATCAATTGCTTTAAGTGGCTTGTTTTACTTGATAAGCTTCCTCTCAAAAggttcaattctgattctgattcctGTAATGATCTTTGTAATCTTTGTAGACTCCCGGAAACTGGGAGACATATTCTTTTTTATTGTCTTCTTGCTAAAGAAATATGGAGCATGTTTGGTATTATCTATCCTATTAATGTGAGCATTCTTGACATAATTACTGGTTATATCCCTGGTCTTCCCAAGGATTCGAATTTATTTTGGAATATGTTGTCCTCTAACATTCTTTGGCAGATTTGGAAATGCAGGAACGAAGAGAAGTACCAAGGTAAGCCAAGGGCTCTTACTGAGTTTTTCAGAAAACTCACACATTTCAAAATCTTTTTGCAGGTCCATGTCACCATGATGGTTGAGAATAAGAAGCTAAAAAGATTCCTCCAATGCGGTCATGCGTCTTTCTACTTCCATGAGCTGAAAAATGGCTACCTTTGGCGGAGAACGCTGGATGATCTTCATGCTTTTGATGCTGCCTGTGAGAAGCTTAAGAAAGATATCAGGAAGAACGCGAATCCCAGGATGGATGAGCTCTCCTTGCTCGCTCAAGTGCAAGCGCATCAGAACTTAGTTTGGATGGAAGGCCCCCTTGGCTGGATTGCATGGGTGGATGGTTCATGTGACATTCTGTATTAG